A genome region from Manihot esculenta cultivar AM560-2 chromosome 5, M.esculenta_v8, whole genome shotgun sequence includes the following:
- the LOC122723696 gene encoding uncharacterized protein LOC122723696, protein MIDAASGGSISEMEPEEGKTLISKMTANSRQYGQEEDIPRNANEVSIASLDYKISQLTAAIQQLAAGNNARTCEGEQQVNAIGGFKGQQRKYDPFSSTYNSGWRRSFSSTYNPGWRDHPNLSYRNRQQNYEPRTNYQVAKSGMSLEDIVQSLANSTLAFQQETKSSIQNLENQMSQLATSVSKLESQGKLSSQTIPNPKQNVSAITLRSGKQLESASPKRFAQRSATDLKEEAEIEILVENEPKKSEVEQPPMQVICPPFPERFAQSKREKEEKEIFEIYCKIQVNIPDAECPLKQTGVTLQLADRSIVYPKGLLEDVFVQVGKLIFPADFFVLDMEYDNSFNSTDLLLGRPFLSTTKTKIDVHEGTLLMDIDVVDPLAQKAFELSKRDKLGVVLTENLIMDYPNNSTLKLDEEIIETIRSLDTLSHKAPEL, encoded by the exons ATGATTGATGCTGCTAGTGGAGGTTCCATTTCAGAAATGGAACCTGAAGAAGGTAAAACCTTAATCTCAAAAATGACCGCCAATTCTAGACAATATGGCCAAGAAGAGGACATTCCAAGAAATGCCAATGAAgtaagtattgcatctttagattATAAAATCTCACAACTAACAGCTGCAATTCAACAATTGGCTGCAGGGAACAATGCACGAACTTGTG AAGGAGAGCAACAGgtaaatgccattggagggttTAAGGGACAGCAAAGGAAGTATGACCCATTTTCAAGCACTTACAATTCGGGGTGGAGAAGGTCATTTTCAAGCACTTACAATCCGGGGTGGAGAGATCATCCAAACCTTAGCTATAGGAATAGACAACAGAATTACGAACCAAGAACCAACTATCAAGTTGCAAAATCAGGTATGTCTCTAGAAGACATTGTTCAATCCCTTGCTAATAGCACTCTTGCTTTTCAACAGGAAACAAAGTCAAGCATCCAGAATTTGGAGAATCAAATGAGCCAACTTGCTACATCAGTGAGTAAGTTGGAATCTCAAGGGAAACTATCCTCCCAAACCATACCAAACCCAAAACAGAATGTAAGTGCAATTACACTGCGAAGTGGGAAGCAGTTAGAATCTGCCAGCCCAAAGAGGTTTGCCCAACGCAGTGCGACAGACCTGAAGGAAGAAGCAGAAATAGAAATTCTAGTAGAGAATGAGCCTAAAAAATCAGAGGTAGAACAACCCCCAATGCAGGTAATATGTCCTCCTTTTCCTGAAAGATTTGCtcaatcaaaaagagaaaaggaagagaaagagatctTTGAGATTTATTGCAAAATCCAGGTAAACATACCTGATGCGGAAT GTCCTTTAAAACAAACAGGAGTCACACTCCAACTCGCCGATAGATCAATAGTTTATCCTAAAGGCTTGTTGGAGGATGTTTTCGTGCAAGTGGGGAAATTAATTTTTCCAGCTGACTTCTTTGTCTTAGATATGGAATATGACAATTCATTCAACTCTACAGATTTATTGCTAGGAAGACCATTCCTCAGCACAACTAAAACGAAGATCGACGTGCATGAAGGCACACTTTTAATGGA cATAGATGTAGTTGATCCTCTCGCTCAAAAAGCATTTGAACTAAGCAAGAGAGATAAGTTGGGGGTAGTTTTAACTGAAAACTTGATAATGGACTACCCTAACAATAGCACATTGAAACTCGATGAGGAAATCATAGAAACAATCCGCTCATTAGACACTTTGAGCCACAAGGCACCAGAACTTTAG